TCAATTGGAATCGCTGCTGATCCAGGTTCGACCTCAATTGTCATTCCCTTTTTCTCAGCATCCAATTCAAAATCAGCTGCCAATTGATCCAACAATTTTAACATGTCAAATTCAGTTAAATTTAAAGGTGTTGTATGTTGCCGAACCTTCGTATATTCAAATAAATCTTCTACTAAAATTTTCATTTGTTTCGCTTTAATATAAGCTGTATGCGTATATTTTAGCAACTCTTCTTGGCTTTGATATTGCTGATCTTCAATTAAACCCAAATAACCAATAATTGAAGTTAAAGGCGTACGAATATCATGGCTCACATTCGTAATGAGCTCATCTTTAGATTGTTCAATTTTACGTTCCTCTTCCATCGCAGTCACAGTACTATCAACTAAAACATTAATGCTGTCGACTACTTTGTTCATATCCCCTGGTAATTCAAAAGGAATTCGATGATCGTAATGACCCTCAGCAATATAATGCAGCTCACTAATAACATGACGAAGCTGCATTTGTTTATAGCGACGTTTTAAACGCCAAAAAATAGTAATAATCCCAGTGATGACAAGAAACGCAATAAAAATAATTTTGTATGAAAGAATCTGTGTATTTCCAATTGTGACTGATGTTTTAAAAATCCAAATAGAATCTCTGACATCTGGTGAAACAACAATTAGTTGATCGAAAATAATCAGGACAGCTAAATAAAGCAAGTAAATTAAGCCCGCTGTAATAAATCCTTCAAATATCAATTCACTTTTTTCTTTACCTGTTAACTTCAAATCTTATTTACATCTCCTATTCATCTTGCTTGAAAGTTACTTTTTTTAGTTTTAGCGCGCTTCGATTTTATAACCAACGCCCCAAACGGTTTGAACCACTTTTTCTCCACCAGTTGCTTCTTCAATTTTGTCACGTAAATGACTCACATGAACCATTACAGTCTTAGCTGAAACTAAACTTTCTTGTTGCCAAACACGTTCAAAAATCTCATCTGCACTAAAAACACGATTAGGATGACTTGCTAACAAGTACAAAATCCCAAATTCTAACGCTGTTAACTGGATTGATTTTCCAGAAATAGTCGTCACTTCATGTGAATCCTTTTGAATAACTAATGGACCAATCTCTAAAATATCAGGCTCATCATTCGTTACTTGATAATTGCTTCTGCGCAACAATGATTTAATACGGGCCATGACTTCAAGTGGATTAAACGGCTTCGCAACATAATCATCCGCTCCCGTTATTAACCCTTGAATCTTATCCATATCCGTTGTTTTAGCACTTAACATTAAAACAGGCATCTGAGATTCTTTACGCAACTCTTTAACAACCTCAATTCCGTCCATTTTAGGCATCATAACATCTAACACCATTAAATCAATATCAGGATTTGTGACAATTTTCGTCATCGCTTCTTTCCCATTATAGGCTTTCTCAACTTCGTAACCTTCATTTTTTATATAAATACTTAATAGTTCTACAATTTCTTTATCATCATCTACTACTAAAATTTTCATAAGTGTTCTCCTTATTATTAGGTATTATTTTTTTAAATTATAAACTAATCATAACAGATATTGCTAAAGTTTTCCTTAAACACCATTAGAAAGATTGCTACCATCGGCTTTCTTAACCTTTTCTTATAAAACAAACTGTAATTGATCTTTAATCACTTGGCTATCTGTCACATAAGATTCCCTAACCCCATTTCGTAACTGAAAAGCATCGCTCCCTTTGCCAACCACCAACAAAACATCACCCGCTTGAACCCGTTTTAAAGCCTTAGTGATTGCAGCTTCCCGATTCAAGATAAATTCATACGATACAAATCCGTTTAAATGAGACCCAATCTCCTCACAAATAGCTCGCGGATCCTCAAACCCGGGGTCATCCTCCGTCAAAATAACATAATCAGCTAATTGCGCTGCGGTTTCACCTAAATCTTGACGCCTAGAAAAACCTTTGTTACCTGGGCAACCAAAAACAACAATTTGTTGCCCATCAGGATAGCGTGCCTTTGTCCACATTAACAACTTTTGTAAACTAATCGCATTATGCGCATAATCCACAATAATCATTGCCTCTTTATGAGGGATAATTTCCATTCTACCTGGGACTTTTGCAGAGGCTAAGCCAGCTTTAATTTCTGCCTCACTACAACCTAAATAGCGGGTAGCTGCAATCGCAACCAAAGCGTTTTCTAGATTAACAGCTCCGACTATGTTTAAGCAAAAACGTGTAGCAAGTCTCCTTTGTTCTGCTTCAAAAAGTTTCTTTTCTACAATTTGAAATTGGACAGATTCAGCTTGATGCTCCACCTTGGCTAGTGAATAGTTTGTTCCAGCTACTCCCTCTGCTTCACCTGCCCAAATAACGTTTGGCGTACTTTCTTCAGCAGTTTTCTTAATTTCAGATAAAGCCAGCGTATCGGTATGTATCACAACGGCTTTACTGTGCTTAAATATCTTTAATTTATGCTTTAAATAGTCTGCAAAATCTACATGTTCATTTTCACCAATATGATCAGGTGAAATATTTAAAAAGATACCTAAATCATACTCTAATTGATAGACTCTCTGCATTAAATAAGCCTGAGACGAAACCTCCATAACCAAGTCTTGATAACCTTTCCCAACGGCTTGATCCATTAATCGATATAAATCTAATGATTCTGGTGTGGTTAATTCAGCTGGTGTTTGGCCTAATCCAACATCTGTAAATACAGTAGAAAAAAGGGCCGTTTTATTGCCATTTTGCTGATCCAAAATACGCTTAATAAAAAAAGAAGTGGTTGTTTTGCCTTTTGTACCTGTAACCCCGATAATTCTTAGTTTCTTTTGTGGATAATCATAAAAATGCATGGCTATTAATGCCATAGATTTTTGACTATGTTTAACAAGTATTCCAGGGATTTCCAGAGTCATATCAAGTTCTTTTCGTTGTTTTTCTTCCATTACAAACCCAGTTGCTCCGGCATGAATTGCTTGAATTAAATAGTCAGATTGAAAGTTGATTCCTTTACAAATAAATAAAGTATTTTCGACAACTTTTCTAGAATCAAAATGGATTTGTTCAAACACACTAGTCATTAACTTTGAATGATTCATTTCATTGTTTGCCATGAATCCTAAAAATTGATTGTATTGTTTTAGTAACTGAATGATTTCCTTCATTGAAATACTTTTTGTCATTTTTTCATCACTTCTCTTCATCACTATTTATTGGTAAATATTATTAATTGCATAAGCATGTCTTAATGATAGCGATATCTTAATCGAATTTCAATTAAATATTGGTAAAATAAGTCCTTATTTAAAAAAATTATGACTTTCTACATACTTTTGCCTTAAATTTGAAAAGAACTCTCCTTCCTTTCAGAAAGAGAGTTCCATCACACTATTTTTATTTTGCAACATTCAGTAATTTTTCTTCAGTTTCACCTAATAAAATTGATTTTGAACTTGGGATAAGCTGGCCTTTATTTTCATCTCGACCTTGTAAAAAGTAACGCTGATCTTTATTTCCCGCAGATTCGGTAGCTTCTTTAGCTAGCTTTCCAATCCCACCGTCCTTCACTCGATTAAAAATTAATCCAACTTGTAAATCTGGGAAATCTGAAAGCATCGCTACGTCGCCATTGCTATCACCAGCAACTAAAATAGGCGTAACATTTTCATGTTTAGGTGCAATGAACTTGATAATCGTATCCGTTTTGCCTTTTCCCTGCGTTTGATCATAGTCTGGATCCATCTCAGCTTGGATGACTCCTTCTGCATTTTTCTTTAATTGCATCGCATAGACTTGCTCTTTAGGTACTTGGTATCCATATTTAGCATGGGTAGCAAAAGGAACAATCACATCAATAAATGAAGCTGAACAGACATAAACATCAATCCCATTCGCCATCAATGTTTGGTATAAATCTTGCATTTCTGGGACAGTACGAATTCCGGTTTTAAAGGTGACTGCTAGTTCCCCAGCTTGTCCTTTTAAATCTGCAGGACTTGTCCATGTTTCTTCACCCAAATCTTGCTCCAGCCAATAATCTGCTGCCTCTTGACTTAAATCTTGAACTTCCTTCGAGGTCATCCCACTCACTAAATAAGTGACCCAGGGATAACTTATATCTGAACTAAAGGAACTGCCAATGGCTTCATATAAGTAGCGCAATTTGCTACTAAAATCTACATATTCTGGGAATTTCTTAACTTCTTCCAATGACTGATTACCAGCTAAACCTTCATAATTTTGATATAAAGCTTGATAACTCGAACCAATGTCAGCTGCAATTTTTTCAATATTAACGGCTCCCCCAGCTTTATTGTTCCATTCTTCTTTAAAATCATCTGCAGGAATATTGGTTTTCAGTGCTGTTTCTAATTCTGTCGGATTCATTTTAAAACGCAAATTCATTAATTGATACGTTAAAACTGCTTCTCCAATATCATTGATGATTGTCGTATTGTCCCAGTCAAAAACAGCATAGGGTTTTGGACTTTTTTGATAATCTTCACTCAATGTACCGTGCTCTGATATGGCCGTTTTTAAGGCTGCGTAATTTGTCTTTTCCCAATTGCCTACTTTTAATTCGACTTCTTTTTTTGCAACTGAACTTTCTGAGGGCACTTCTTTTTTTGTTTCATTTTTATTATTATTGGCTCCACACCCGCCTAATACAATCATCGTTCCCAAAAGAATAAATACACCTCTACTTATTTTTTGATTTCTATTCATTTTGCTTCCTTCCCCTCTTTATGTTTTTCTAAAGCGGGACAAAAAGAGTCCCCTAAATAACTGCTCTCCCTAGCTTCATCGCTAGTTCTGCGTATGTTAATTAGAAGCCTCGTTGCTTCAACAAACAGATATCTGTACGCTTCTAATTATATAGGAAGCGTTTTCTTTCGTCAATTCATTTCTAACAATAATCTAATTCTCATTTAAATATAATTCTAGTTTAAGGAATCCATTATATTAATTCTTTTAACGTATTTATCTATCCTTTTTTATATACCAAATAAAGATATCTACTCGTGTTATTTTTCACAAGAAAAACTACTATAAACAATAATTTAAAACTTATTTTTTTTGCAAAAAAATGCTCATAACCTTTATTTAATAACGTTTTTAGTGTATAATTTAAGAATGAAAATTTGTTTATTTTATCAAAATAACGTCTCTCCTTCCCCTTTAGATAACACCAGAAAGTAGGTACATTCATTTGAAAAAATTATTAGATAAACCCTTCCATCTAATTTTAAAATTACTTGAGCATTTTTATAAAAAAACACCTCAAGAAACAATTAATTATTACTCAGATTTTTTAAATGTCGATCGCAGAACTATTTTAAAAATTATCACAGATCTTGAACGAGATATTGCTGATTGTCAGTGGGAAAATCAGCTTACGCTAGAAGTTACAGAAACAAAAATCATTGCTACGTTTTCCACAAATTTTTCTTTAGAAAATTTTTATCGTTACTATATGGAAAGAAGTTTATGTGTTGAACTCGTACAATCCATTTTTAAAGAAGCTGAGATTTCTTTAGATCAAATTATAGAAAACTTTTTTGTCAGTAGAACAACCTTCTATCGTCGGATTACACCTTTAAAAGAAGTACTTGCTGAGTTTGATTTAGAACTAGATTTCACAAAAAAACAATTCCTTATTGGTGAAGAAAAGCAAATTCGTTATTTTTTTTCGGTTTTCTTTTGGGAAATTTTTCGTTCAACAGGGGAATACAAACATCCTGATTTGAAAGATACTGAATACCTTAACAGAATAAAACAAGATTTAAATTTATCCATTCCACATTTTCTTTATTTCCAACTCTATTTAAATATTTCTTTAACTCGAATTTCTCAAGGCTACCTAGTATCCGAAGTAATTCCTTATCCTATCAAAGAAATTAATTATTCTTATGCTCAGTTTAAAAACTTAACTGCACCTTATTTTAATAAATTAATGCCTGCCCAACAGAGTCTAGAAATTCACAGTCTTTATTTCTTATGCGTCACTTCAACAATTTATCCTAAAAAAGTAACAAACTTAATTCCTATTCAGAAAATACCTGAACTTAAATTTGCACAACAATGGATTCTTTATTATACAAATTACTTTGACACAATTTTAAGTAATGAAGATTATGTATATTTATACTTAAACTTATCCCTAATTTATGAAAAAAATAAGACTTTCCACGGCGGTACTAGCTCTTTTGGAGTTAATTCAGTTACTGAAGTTCTCAGAGAAGAAAACCCAGATGTTTTAAGATATTCAATGCAATTTTTTAGTTACCTTTCCACACAAGAAGAAGAATTCCATATCGCTCCTTTCCAAGTACTAAGCTTTACGCTGTTGATTCGTAGATTATTAATCAACGGAGCTCCGCCACTTCGTCTTTTAGTTTGTTCAAAAGTAGGGCAAGAAGAAACCGATTGGATTCAAAGTTTAATTAAAAAAATAAGTTCTGTTCCAGTTGAATTTTATTCTTCTACTTCTCCAGACTTAGATTTAATTATTTCAGACTTCCCATTACCTCCAGATTTAATTTCCGTCTCTCTTGATAAACTGTTTCTGTGGCTGACTTTTCCTAGTCCAAAGGAATGGAGATCTTTGTTGAAAAAATTGGAAGAGATTTATTATACTAAATTAAATTAACTCGTGAAAAAATAAGACTCAGCGTAGTATGCTAAGTCTTATTTTGATTTTATGGGGCATCAGATAACACCCAATTAATTTCACCTTGATAACGTCCAATTTTAGCATCTGGATTAACTTTTAATAACATCCCAGCTGATTCTGCCCATTGAATTGTTGAGTAGGTCTCATTCCCAGTTGCTATTTTTTGACTTGTGTCATTGATAGCTACTTCTTCCATTTTCTCATTTTTATAAACCAAAGAACTATTTAACTTATCTTTGGACTGATTTTCAAAAGGCGTTACACTAGCAAATAATGACCAGTTTGAACCAATTGTATTTTCTAATGACATATTCCAATTTGGTTGTTTTCTTTCTATATATTGTATTTTTTGGTTTATTTTAGCTGATTTATAATCTAAATTTTCGGGAACTTCCTTAAACTTAAGTACTCCGCCAACTACTATATCACTATTTTTTTGTATGTTCGTGCTAGAGTCTTCTCTAGTTGCTTTAAAAGTAGCAACATAACTGCCAAGAATGGGTTTAATTTCGTTTGCAATAAGCTCTATAGGTAGCTCCGTACCATCTGCTATATTCCAGGCTTTAGGTGCAACTTTTTTGTAAACCAACTCATCTAAAGTTCCTTCTTGATCACTTTGACGAACATCCACGAGATCAAACGAAGTGTTCTTAGCATCTAAGGCACTATTAGTTACGTCATCAAATACTGTACTTTCTGAGTTATAAACATTAACAGGAATTTTTTCAGTCACTTCTTTTTGCTGATTATCGATTAATGTTGCCTCAACCCACTGAAAACCGATTACTGATGAATCAATAGACAGCGGATTTTTTAGGGTTACATTCGTCCCTTTGACTACCTTAAATAAGTTTTTCAGATCGTTGCTAATTGCTTCACCTTGTTTAACCTTTTGAATTTTGGGCTCGCCGCTTAATTCATTAATTGTCAATTCTATTGGCTTAGCCACAGAGCGTGAACCGTACTCATCGATGCCCACAATCGAAACTATATGTTTTCCTGCTGAGAATAGCTTACCTTCAATTTTAGCTTGATAGTTTTGAACTTCATTGAAAGGAACATCCGCATAATCTAGCAAAGGAATCATGCTTTTATTTTTATTGTCCATTTCAAGATATAAACGATAACTTTTATTATTGATATCAGAAATAGTTCCTGTTATATCAATGCTTTCATTTTTATATAACGATTCAATTTTTTGATCCAATGTAATCTCTGGCGCAACCATTCCTCCAAATTTAATTCTTTGCTTGAAAGTCGTTGCTTCGCCTGGAAGAACAGTTACCCCTGGGTTTTTCATGGCCATCCCTAAATCGCCTAAATTATTGACTGCTTGTCCTTCTTGTAATTCTAACGGTGGATTTAGTGGCTTAGAGCCATTCCAATAATGTTTTTTTGATTCCCAACCAACGCCATCAACGGTTTGTGAATTATATTGTTGGAAATTTTTCAAGGTTGATTGAGCAGAAACGACCCAATTTGGCATCGTTTCTGGATCTGGCATTACGACTACTGGTTGTACATAATGTAACATATGGAATCCCTTAAAATCCTTTAGTACACTTACAACTGGAGGTGAGGCATCCACTAAATCAACAAACTGACTGACCCCAATTCTTTGAGCTTCAGGGTTATTATTCGTCACTTGGTATGTGACTTCTGCTGTTCCATCCTCTAATAGTTGCTGAATAAGATCAATTTGGTATGTTTGATAAATAAAGCTACGTTTTAAAGTATTCGTTGATGTGTTCCGAGTATAAAGGGATTCAACTTGATTCCCCCATAAAAAACCTTTCGTTCTCTCCTCACTAGTCCCAGGTAAAAAGCTCCCATTAATAATCAAGGTAGCTTCAATTGTACTCATAGTTGGAGTCGTATAGACCCAAGGAGAGCCGTTATAGGTGTACCACCAATTCCCTTTATTCCAATTAATCTTGTTGCCATTTTTTTCAACAAAATCAGTTGACGCACCTAATTCCCAGCCCGATTCTAGCGGCTCCTTCGTTACAATTACAGATATTTTCTTTTCAACAAATTTAGCTGTACCTTTTTTTGTTGCTCTAATCGTGGCTTCGTATCTTCCTAGTTGTGGTTTAGAATTTTGGGTGGTGATGGATAAATTAGTTTCTTTTCCATCTTCCATTTGCCAAGCATTGGCATCACTTTTTTCCAAAATCAACTGATCTAAACTATTTCTTTCAATTGCCGTATTTATTTCTGCTATGGTCAATTTAGCATTTTTTACGTTAAGAATTAGATTATCTGAATCATTAAAAATTGTGCTTTGAGAATCATAGATTGTCACAGGAACTTTAACAATTTCTTCTTTTAGATTATCATCAATCAATGTGGCATCAACCCATTGGAAACCTATTTTTGTGGAATCAAATGGTGCTAGTTGTTTTAGTTTAGTCCCTGTTCCTTTAACATCTTTAAATAATTTAGTTAAATCCTGGGTAAGTTCCTCACCTAATTTTACCTTTTGAATTATCGGGGTTCCACTTACCTCACGGATTAGAAAATTGATTTTTTGAACATCGGATCGAGCACCATATTCATCTATCGCTACAATTGAAACAGTATGGTTTCCTGCAGAAATTTTCCCACCTTCAATACTTGCTTTATAACTTTGGACTTCTTGCAAAGGAATATCTTTGAAGTCCTTTAATGGTACTAAGGTTTTCCATGCATCATCCAATTCCGCATATAAACGATAATTTGAGCTACTTACAGCAGAAACAGTTCCTGTTATCTCAAAACTTTCACTTGTATATAGATCCCCACTTTTTTGATTTACTGTCAGCGCTGGTGGAATGAATTTTCCATACTTTAACCGTTGTTTAAACACAGCAGTTTCTTTAGGTAAAACATTGATTCCTGGATTTTTCATAGCTGCACCAGAGTCACTTAGATCCATCGGTTGATTTTCTTTTAACTTAACTGGAGGAGTTAAAACTGCCAGAATATTTCGATACCGTTTTCCAGACTCCCAACCCAATCCATCAGCTGTATTTGAGCTATATGGCGTAAAATTCATCAAAGAAGATCCATAACTAGATGCGGCCCAATTAGGCATAGTTTCTGGGTCAGGAATCATTGCCAAAGACTTCACATTGCTTACATTCAGCCCTTTAAAATCGTTTAAAACTCTAATTGGCGAATTATCACCAATATCAACATATTGACTAATGCCAATTTTTTGAGCTTCTAAATTATTATTTGTAACTTGATAACTTATTTCTACAGATCCATCTTCTAATAACTGTTGAATAATCTCAATGTTGTACGTTTTATAAGGAAAAC
This Carnobacterium maltaromaticum DSM 20342 DNA region includes the following protein-coding sequences:
- a CDS encoding haloacid dehalogenase-like hydrolase, with translation MNRNQKISRGVFILLGTMIVLGGCGANNNKNETKKEVPSESSVAKKEVELKVGNWEKTNYAALKTAISEHGTLSEDYQKSPKPYAVFDWDNTTIINDIGEAVLTYQLMNLRFKMNPTELETALKTNIPADDFKEEWNNKAGGAVNIEKIAADIGSSYQALYQNYEGLAGNQSLEEVKKFPEYVDFSSKLRYLYEAIGSSFSSDISYPWVTYLVSGMTSKEVQDLSQEAADYWLEQDLGEETWTSPADLKGQAGELAVTFKTGIRTVPEMQDLYQTLMANGIDVYVCSASFIDVIVPFATHAKYGYQVPKEQVYAMQLKKNAEGVIQAEMDPDYDQTQGKGKTDTIIKFIAPKHENVTPILVAGDSNGDVAMLSDFPDLQVGLIFNRVKDGGIGKLAKEATESAGNKDQRYFLQGRDENKGQLIPSSKSILLGETEEKLLNVAK
- a CDS encoding response regulator transcription factor translates to MKILVVDDDKEIVELLSIYIKNEGYEVEKAYNGKEAMTKIVTNPDIDLMVLDVMMPKMDGIEVVKELRKESQMPVLMLSAKTTDMDKIQGLITGADDYVAKPFNPLEVMARIKSLLRRSNYQVTNDEPDILEIGPLVIQKDSHEVTTISGKSIQLTALEFGILYLLASHPNRVFSADEIFERVWQQESLVSAKTVMVHVSHLRDKIEEATGGEKVVQTVWGVGYKIEAR
- a CDS encoding sensor histidine kinase — protein: MKLTGKEKSELIFEGFITAGLIYLLYLAVLIIFDQLIVVSPDVRDSIWIFKTSVTIGNTQILSYKIIFIAFLVITGIITIFWRLKRRYKQMQLRHVISELHYIAEGHYDHRIPFELPGDMNKVVDSINVLVDSTVTAMEEERKIEQSKDELITNVSHDIRTPLTSIIGYLGLIEDQQYQSQEELLKYTHTAYIKAKQMKILVEDLFEYTKVRQHTTPLNLTEFDMLKLLDQLAADFELDAEKKGMTIEVEPGSAAIPIEADAEKLVRVFNNLISNALKYGVGGKKITIEAQKVGKEVIIAVNNDGPIIPEEALNQLFDRFYRVEESRSQETGGTGLGLAIAQSIVTLHGGYIYARSSQELTSFVLHLPIRQQPYEKG
- a CDS encoding helix-turn-helix domain-containing protein, whose translation is MKKLLDKPFHLILKLLEHFYKKTPQETINYYSDFLNVDRRTILKIITDLERDIADCQWENQLTLEVTETKIIATFSTNFSLENFYRYYMERSLCVELVQSIFKEAEISLDQIIENFFVSRTTFYRRITPLKEVLAEFDLELDFTKKQFLIGEEKQIRYFFSVFFWEIFRSTGEYKHPDLKDTEYLNRIKQDLNLSIPHFLYFQLYLNISLTRISQGYLVSEVIPYPIKEINYSYAQFKNLTAPYFNKLMPAQQSLEIHSLYFLCVTSTIYPKKVTNLIPIQKIPELKFAQQWILYYTNYFDTILSNEDYVYLYLNLSLIYEKNKTFHGGTSSFGVNSVTEVLREENPDVLRYSMQFFSYLSTQEEEFHIAPFQVLSFTLLIRRLLINGAPPLRLLVCSKVGQEETDWIQSLIKKISSVPVEFYSSTSPDLDLIISDFPLPPDLISVSLDKLFLWLTFPSPKEWRSLLKKLEEIYYTKLN
- a CDS encoding Mur ligase family protein — protein: MTKSISMKEIIQLLKQYNQFLGFMANNEMNHSKLMTSVFEQIHFDSRKVVENTLFICKGINFQSDYLIQAIHAGATGFVMEEKQRKELDMTLEIPGILVKHSQKSMALIAMHFYDYPQKKLRIIGVTGTKGKTTTSFFIKRILDQQNGNKTALFSTVFTDVGLGQTPAELTTPESLDLYRLMDQAVGKGYQDLVMEVSSQAYLMQRVYQLEYDLGIFLNISPDHIGENEHVDFADYLKHKLKIFKHSKAVVIHTDTLALSEIKKTAEESTPNVIWAGEAEGVAGTNYSLAKVEHQAESVQFQIVEKKLFEAEQRRLATRFCLNIVGAVNLENALVAIAATRYLGCSEAEIKAGLASAKVPGRMEIIPHKEAMIIVDYAHNAISLQKLLMWTKARYPDGQQIVVFGCPGNKGFSRRQDLGETAAQLADYVILTEDDPGFEDPRAICEEIGSHLNGFVSYEFILNREAAITKALKRVQAGDVLLVVGKGSDAFQLRNGVRESYVTDSQVIKDQLQFVL